The Candidatus Amarolinea dominans genome has a segment encoding these proteins:
- the rsmI gene encoding 16S rRNA (cytidine(1402)-2'-O)-methyltransferase, protein MPHTLYIVGTPLGNAADWSLRAQQVLAATPVIAAEDTRVTARLLAHCGISGPRLLTYTDAFAPKKAQRQAEVLAALQAGDVALVSDAGMPGIADPGSELVQAAIAAGHRIVPVPGPSAVVTALAASGLPGERFLFLGFLPRQRAERQQLLRQAADEPGALVCFEAPHRLLDCLQDLVAVLGDRRVTLARELTKEHEEIWHGRLGEALARSQTQAPRGEYVIVIEGAPPAPAAESGAWPVGQVREALAILAQEGIDTQMAPRLVARLAGWRKKDVYRLLVADRDAADPEG, encoded by the coding sequence ATGCCACATACATTGTACATTGTGGGCACGCCGCTGGGCAACGCGGCCGATTGGTCGCTGCGAGCGCAGCAGGTGCTGGCGGCAACGCCGGTCATTGCGGCCGAGGACACGCGCGTCACCGCGCGGCTGCTGGCCCACTGCGGCATCAGCGGGCCGCGGCTGCTCACCTACACCGACGCCTTTGCGCCCAAGAAGGCGCAGCGCCAGGCCGAAGTGCTGGCGGCCCTGCAGGCAGGCGATGTCGCGCTGGTGTCGGACGCCGGGATGCCGGGCATTGCCGATCCCGGTTCCGAACTGGTGCAGGCGGCCATCGCGGCCGGGCATCGGATCGTGCCGGTGCCCGGTCCCTCGGCGGTGGTAACTGCCCTGGCGGCGTCGGGTTTACCCGGCGAACGTTTCCTCTTCCTGGGCTTCCTGCCCCGTCAGCGCGCTGAGCGGCAGCAACTGCTGCGTCAGGCCGCGGATGAGCCGGGCGCGCTGGTCTGCTTCGAGGCGCCGCATCGCCTGCTGGACTGCCTGCAAGACCTGGTTGCGGTGTTGGGCGACCGCCGCGTGACCCTGGCGCGTGAATTGACCAAGGAGCATGAGGAGATCTGGCACGGTCGCTTGGGCGAGGCGCTGGCACGGTCGCAAACCCAGGCCCCGCGTGGGGAATATGTGATCGTCATCGAAGGCGCGCCGCCCGCGCCGGCCGCGGAGAGCGGCGCCTGGCCGGTTGGTCAGGTGCGCGAGGCGCTCGCCATCCTGGCGCAGGAAGGGATTGACACCCAGATGGCGCCGCGGCTGGTCGCGCGGCTGGCCGGCTGGCGCAAAAAGGACGTCTACCGCCTGCTGGTGGCAGACAGGGATGCCGCTGACCCCGAGGGGTGA